The DNA segment GGATTTAGCCATGATGCGTTGGTCGGCGTCCAGATCAGATGAATATTGTTCTCGCGACAGTACCGCAGAACCTTTTCCTTGCGGTGCGGCGAAAAATTGTCCAGTATCAGGTGTATCCGCTGGTTCGCCGGATACTTTTTCCTGGTCAGTTTCAAAACTTCCAAGAACTCCTGATGCCGCTTGCGTGGCCGAACATATCCCCAGAGCTTTTTCTGATGGACATCGTAAAACGCCAGCCAGTGCTGAACGCCATGTTTGCGGGTATAGGTCGCAGGCAGCCTCTTGGGATGGTCGGTATGACAGTAATTCCGGCCTGGCTGAGGACGAATCTCCAGCGGTCCGAACTCGTCGAATGATATGGTCGGCCCGTTTGAGGCCGGCTGGTTCACATATCTGCGAATTAGTTTTTTTTAGACTTGAGATTGGGGTCGTTGCACTCTTTCCACGTCTTTGTCCGCCGGAGCTTGACCTTCTTTTCACGCAGGATGGTCCTGAGTGTTTCAATGCTGATCGTAGGAACGATCTTTTCCTGGACAAGATATTCACGCAGTTTTTCCAGGGACCACCGCTTAAAAGGGCAGTCCAGAAGATCGGGCGGACATTTTGCAGTCTCGGCAATAATGGCCTTGTCGTCCTCGGTAAACTCCGGCGGTCTTCCCGGCCGGGGCTTGGGCTCCAACGCCTTAAGGCCGCGTTGGTTAAAGTCTTTGATGATGGCCCTGACATGGTGCGGCGAATAGTGAACCAGCTCGGCGATAGCAGGAACTTTATAGCCCTGGTTAGAGGCAAGAATGACTTGGCCGCGACGAATCTTGATTCGGCTTTTGCTGCTGCGGAGTATCCGCTGAATTTGCTGGCCTTCACTGGTACTGAGGTCTCTGGCGTACAGACACATAAGAAATCCCTTTCTCTGCTTGTAAGCGTGAAATTATTTCTTCGTGTCATTCTATATAATACCAGATTATGCATGGCGCAAGTCTTAAATCATGGAAAAGTTAAAATTATATTTTTGAAACGGCACTAAATACCAGTGAGTGAATATTATTTGAGAAAACGGTATCTCTCCAATCATCAACGGAAGGCATTTTTTCATTGTCTGTTTTCGAGAGGAGATTCACAAATCTATCTCCATATTCTTTTGTCAAAGCCGCCCTGCCCTTCTGTTTCGATACAATTCTTGTAGCTTCGGCATGGTCTAAAACAAAGAAAAAACCCGATAGACAAAACAAAACACCTAAGACGAACATCTTTAGCATGAGATATTTGGATTTTTTGCAAATCACCCCTATTGAAAACATGAACAGAAACAACAAAAACAAACTATGTAAGGCATAGATGACATTAAACAAATTATTCGTATCAGAATAATGATAAAAGCTGGCTCGATGTTCCTGAAAAGCTAGTTTTAACCCAGTATTAGATATTGCATATAGGATTACGCCGATTAGTAAATATAACGAGAACCTTCTTTTCATGCTCATAACCTCTTAAAACGCCCGTAATCTAATAACCCACCGATGACAGCACCTTTATTCTTATCGATAAAACCATCACACTGTCATCCCTTCCCTATGCTCAACAAACTCCCTCTCACCACAACTCCGGCTTGCCTGCGCTTGGGCAGTGTTTTGCTATGGGGCAGTTTTCGCAGTCTGGTTTTCTTGCGTTGCAGATCGCTCGGCCGTGGAAGACCAGGACGTGGCTGAACATCGTCCAGCCGCCCCATTTTTCCTTTGGCACGATCTGCATCAGGTCGAATTCGAGCTTGACCGGGTCGCGGTTCTCGCTGAGCGCCAGCCGTCGGCTCAGCCGGATGACGTGCGTATCACACACGATGCCCTGCGTCTCGAAGGCGTTGCCCAGCAGAACGTTCGCCGTCTTGCGCCCCACGCCGTTGAGCTCCAGCAGGCCTTCCATCGTGTAGGGAACCTCACCGCCGAACTTGTCGATGATCGCCCGGCAGGTTTTCTGTATCGACTTGGCCTTGTTACGATAAAATCCGCACGAACGAAT comes from the Anaerohalosphaera lusitana genome and includes:
- the nth gene encoding endonuclease III, whose translation is MAKKAAKKKVKKTKKKAAGKKTHRKKIKVDPAQAKKRVEKIFPVLVEAYPDARVSLNFSNPLELLIATILAAQCTDARVNIVTADLFKKYRSAEDWANADEEELQQDIRSCGFYRNKAKSIQKTCRAIIDKFGGEVPYTMEGLLELNGVGRKTANVLLGNAFETQGIVCDTHVIRLSRRLALSENRDPVKLEFDLMQIVPKEKWGGWTMFSHVLVFHGRAICNARKPDCENCPIAKHCPSAGKPELW
- a CDS encoding helix-turn-helix domain-containing protein, with the translated sequence MCLYARDLSTSEGQQIQRILRSSKSRIKIRRGQVILASNQGYKVPAIAELVHYSPHHVRAIIKDFNQRGLKALEPKPRPGRPPEFTEDDKAIIAETAKCPPDLLDCPFKRWSLEKLREYLVQEKIVPTISIETLRTILREKKVKLRRTKTWKECNDPNLKSKKN
- a CDS encoding transposase — encoded protein: MNQPASNGPTISFDEFGPLEIRPQPGRNYCHTDHPKRLPATYTRKHGVQHWLAFYDVHQKKLWGYVRPRKRHQEFLEVLKLTRKKYPANQRIHLILDNFSPHRKEKVLRYCRENNIHLIWTPTNASWLNPIECQFTHVKEFVIRGTNYQNHNELKIALNRYVAYRNKKNQQKLNLDN